A single window of Meiothermus sp. DNA harbors:
- the paaA gene encoding 1,2-phenylacetyl-CoA epoxidase subunit PaaA, producing the protein MPKYGVPTDPDYNERLAEFEARIQRGEKIEPGDWMPEEYRRQLIRMISQHAHSEVVGMLPEGAWITRAPTLKRKMILVAKVQDEAGHGQYLYHAAETLGISREAMLEALLAGKAKYSSIFNYPTLTWADIGTIGWLVDGAAIKNQTMLAACSYGPYSRAMVRICAEETFHHKQGKEMVLLYAKGTPKQRQMAQDAINRWWWPALMMMGPHDKDSPNTEVLVRWGIKTKTNDQVRQEFINEHAPEILEAGLTLPDPDLRYDEQTGNWLHGPINWEEFWQVVSGNGPMNKERLEARRRAHAEGAWVREALEAYAAKQQKTVVAV; encoded by the coding sequence ATGCCAAAGTACGGAGTACCCACCGACCCCGACTACAACGAGCGCCTGGCCGAGTTCGAGGCCCGCATCCAGCGCGGTGAGAAAATTGAGCCCGGCGACTGGATGCCCGAGGAGTACCGCCGCCAGCTCATCCGGATGATCTCCCAGCACGCCCACTCCGAGGTGGTAGGCATGCTCCCCGAAGGAGCCTGGATTACCCGCGCCCCCACCCTCAAGCGCAAGATGATTCTGGTGGCCAAGGTGCAAGACGAAGCCGGGCACGGTCAGTATCTCTACCATGCCGCCGAGACCTTGGGCATAAGCCGCGAGGCCATGCTGGAAGCCTTGCTCGCGGGCAAGGCCAAGTATTCCTCCATCTTCAACTACCCCACCCTGACCTGGGCCGATATCGGCACCATCGGCTGGCTGGTGGATGGCGCAGCCATCAAGAACCAGACCATGCTGGCGGCCTGCTCCTATGGCCCCTATAGCCGGGCCATGGTACGCATCTGCGCCGAGGAGACCTTCCACCACAAGCAGGGCAAGGAGATGGTGCTGCTCTACGCTAAAGGCACCCCCAAGCAACGCCAGATGGCCCAGGATGCCATCAACCGCTGGTGGTGGCCCGCGCTGATGATGATGGGCCCCCACGACAAGGACAGTCCCAACACCGAGGTGCTGGTGCGCTGGGGCATCAAGACCAAAACCAACGATCAGGTGCGCCAGGAGTTCATCAACGAACACGCCCCGGAAATTCTGGAGGCGGGTCTCACCCTCCCCGACCCCGACCTGCGCTACGACGAACAAACGGGCAACTGGCTGCACGGTCCCATCAACTGGGAAGAGTTCTGGCAGGTGGTAAGCGGCAACGGCCCCATGAACAAAGAACGCCTGGAGGCCCGTCGCCGCGCCCATGCCGAAGGGGCCTGGGTGCGGGAAGCCCTCGAGGCCTACGCCGCCAAGCAGCAAAAAACCGTGGTCGCAGTCTAG
- a CDS encoding Uma2 family endonuclease translates to MPRPEPVGKTTFEAYLELEARSPVRHEFVDGMIFAMAGRTDYHATISLNIATQVRATARASGCFVYMENMLLQTPDGPTYYPDVFVTCEESNDGSRYKRFPCFVVEVLSESTSDIDRGEKLHNYRIPSLKAYILVSSERKLVEVYRRLEDQTWRYEVLEGAGELELPCLGLKLGLEEIYADVDVSGN, encoded by the coding sequence ATGCCCCGCCCCGAGCCGGTCGGCAAAACCACCTTCGAGGCGTACCTGGAGCTCGAGGCCCGCTCCCCGGTGCGGCACGAGTTCGTGGATGGCATGATCTTTGCGATGGCGGGTAGAACGGATTACCACGCCACCATCAGCCTGAACATCGCCACCCAGGTTAGAGCTACAGCTAGGGCTTCGGGTTGTTTTGTCTATATGGAAAACATGCTGCTGCAGACCCCGGACGGCCCCACCTATTACCCTGATGTGTTCGTGACTTGCGAGGAGAGCAACGACGGCTCACGCTACAAACGCTTCCCCTGCTTTGTGGTGGAGGTGCTGTCGGAAAGCACCTCAGACATTGACCGAGGGGAGAAGCTACACAATTACCGCATTCCTAGCCTGAAAGCCTATATTTTGGTGTCGTCTGAGCGGAAACTGGTAGAGGTCTACCGGCGACTAGAAGATCAAACCTGGCGCTACGAGGTGCTCGAGGGCGCCGGCGAGCTCGAGCTACCTTGCTTGGGCTTGAAGCTGGGCCTGGAAGAAATTTACGCCGATGTAGACGTATCCGGCAACTGA
- a CDS encoding DUF402 domain-containing protein → MAVNRYQVGQTLRLEFWKYPAHALHYWWEAQVCEVREDGLLVHMPLGFAFHHVSKNRVLQVDHQAYVAFFVGRWYSGGPDLDAEGRVLEYYWNIQTPPRFEPGRIWQYDLEIDVKCKADHHCQTFDLEEFAAKAPLYPSEWVEQARRAVRQVERHMRRQEWPVLPPGYSGSWLERV, encoded by the coding sequence ATGGCTGTAAACCGCTATCAAGTCGGCCAGACCTTGCGTCTGGAGTTCTGGAAATACCCGGCCCACGCCCTGCACTACTGGTGGGAGGCCCAGGTGTGCGAGGTGCGCGAGGATGGTCTGCTGGTTCACATGCCGCTGGGTTTTGCCTTTCATCACGTCAGCAAGAACCGGGTATTGCAGGTAGACCACCAGGCCTATGTGGCTTTTTTTGTGGGGCGCTGGTACTCGGGGGGGCCCGACTTAGACGCCGAGGGACGGGTGCTGGAATACTACTGGAACATCCAGACCCCACCCCGCTTCGAGCCGGGCCGCATCTGGCAGTACGACCTGGAAATAGACGTTAAGTGCAAAGCCGACCACCACTGCCAGACCTTCGACCTCGAGGAATTTGCCGCCAAAGCCCCGCTCTATCCCAGTGAGTGGGTAGAGCAGGCCCGTCGGGCAGTGCGACAGGTCGAGCGACACATGCGCCGGCAAGAGTGGCCGGTCTTGCCTCCGGGGTATAGCGGGTCCTGGTTGGAGCGGGTCTAA
- a CDS encoding Uma2 family endonuclease, with product MVKHRFTVEDYHKAYAAGALGQGRVELINGEVYITSPMGHKHRRYIGALNYEIVTKLKDKTYMFCQVPIQLDDRSEPEPDFILTVPPASRYDDRPPGPADILLVIEVSDSTLVFDRTVKLPLYIRAGIPEIWIVNLLEEKLEVYRAPDYQPIYFDKGTAVAPLAFGEDRLEWWV from the coding sequence ATGGTGAAGCACCGTTTCACCGTCGAAGATTACCACAAGGCCTATGCCGCAGGGGCCTTGGGGCAGGGCCGGGTGGAGCTAATCAATGGAGAGGTCTACATTACGTCCCCGATGGGCCACAAACACCGCCGCTACATTGGTGCCCTGAACTACGAGATTGTCACCAAGCTGAAGGATAAGACCTACATGTTCTGCCAGGTTCCAATCCAGCTCGACGACAGGTCGGAGCCTGAGCCCGACTTTATTCTCACGGTGCCCCCTGCATCCCGCTACGACGACCGCCCACCCGGCCCCGCCGACATCCTGCTGGTCATTGAGGTGAGCGACTCGACGCTGGTCTTCGACCGCACCGTGAAGCTTCCCCTGTACATTCGAGCGGGCATTCCCGAAATCTGGATTGTGAACCTGCTGGAAGAAAAGCTAGAAGTCTACCGTGCCCCGGACTATCAGCCCATCTACTTCGACAAGGGTACGGCGGTTGCGCCGCTGGCCTTTGGGGAGGATAGGCTCGAGTGGTGGGTGTAG
- a CDS encoding phenylacetic acid degradation protein, translating to MDTQWPRWEVFKQDTPSKPHQAVGSVHAADPEHALLTARNVFARRPQAVSMWVVRADDIFSWTKEELLEANLTHITQPQTTNHKPQAFAVFRKTSHKRSMTFVDYVGEVEARSPEEALKKAQATFTDAEALAWWLVPTAKIVKSDPSQETIESWFAPAKDKTYKQQQYYATVGSHVSKFKVGRGVEDEE from the coding sequence ATGGACACCCAATGGCCCCGCTGGGAAGTCTTCAAGCAAGACACCCCGAGTAAGCCCCACCAGGCGGTAGGTTCGGTGCACGCTGCCGACCCCGAGCACGCCCTCCTGACCGCCCGCAACGTGTTTGCCCGCCGGCCCCAAGCGGTGAGCATGTGGGTGGTGCGGGCAGACGATATCTTCTCCTGGACGAAAGAGGAGCTTCTCGAGGCAAACCTCACCCACATTACCCAGCCACAAACCACAAACCACAAGCCACAAGCCTTCGCCGTGTTCCGCAAAACCAGCCACAAGCGCTCCATGACCTTTGTGGACTACGTGGGCGAAGTGGAGGCCCGCTCACCCGAGGAAGCCCTAAAGAAGGCCCAGGCAACTTTTACCGATGCCGAGGCCCTGGCCTGGTGGCTGGTGCCCACAGCCAAAATTGTCAAAAGCGACCCCAGCCAGGAAACCATCGAGAGCTGGTTTGCCCCGGCCAAGGACAAAACCTACAAGCAGCAGCAGTATTACGCCACGGTAGGCTCGCATGTGAGCAAGTTCAAGGTCGGGCGGGGGGTGGAAGATGAGGAGTGA
- the paaC gene encoding 1,2-phenylacetyl-CoA epoxidase subunit PaaC produces MRSEVREALIAKLTALADDEVILAHRNSEWTGYGPILEEDIALANIVQDELGHATLWYGLRKELDRSDPDQLAFFRDANEYRCCELVELPKGDWAFTMLRQYLFDLYEALWLEAAQHSTYKPLAEAAQKIIREERFHLQHTRAWVERLGLGTEESNRRVQQALDFQWGYAQQLFVPIPGEELLVAEGIVPDLLPIKARWLELATRHLQNADLKLPINPGYQPTSRAYHTEHLWSILAEMQSTARWEPEAKVW; encoded by the coding sequence ATGAGGAGTGAAGTCCGTGAAGCCCTGATTGCCAAACTAACCGCACTCGCCGACGACGAGGTGATCCTGGCCCACCGCAACAGCGAATGGACGGGCTACGGCCCCATTCTGGAAGAGGACATTGCCCTGGCCAACATCGTGCAGGATGAGCTGGGCCATGCCACCCTGTGGTATGGCCTGCGAAAGGAGCTCGACCGCAGCGACCCCGACCAACTGGCCTTCTTCCGCGACGCCAACGAGTACCGCTGCTGCGAGCTGGTAGAGCTACCCAAAGGCGACTGGGCCTTCACCATGCTCAGACAGTATCTCTTCGACCTGTACGAGGCGCTCTGGCTCGAGGCCGCCCAGCACAGCACGTACAAGCCCCTGGCCGAGGCCGCCCAAAAAATAATCCGCGAGGAACGCTTCCACCTGCAGCACACCCGGGCCTGGGTGGAGCGGCTGGGCCTGGGCACCGAGGAGTCCAACCGGCGCGTGCAGCAGGCCCTGGACTTCCAGTGGGGCTACGCTCAACAGCTATTTGTGCCCATCCCCGGCGAAGAACTTCTGGTGGCCGAGGGCATCGTGCCCGACCTCTTGCCCATTAAGGCGCGGTGGCTCGAGCTCGCCACCCGCCACCTGCAAAACGCCGACCTCAAACTGCCCATCAACCCCGGCTACCAGCCCACCTCCCGCGCCTACCACACCGAGCACCTGTGGAGCATCCTGGCCGAGATGCAATCCACCGCCCGCTGGGAGCCTGAGGCCAAGGTCTGGTGA
- the paaD gene encoding 1,2-phenylacetyl-CoA epoxidase subunit PaaD, which produces MTTLPDTKQVWEALARIPDPEIPVVNVVEMGIVREVQLEGPKAIISMTPTFSGCPALHLIREQLEETARSLGFAEVEVKTVLSPPWSTDWITSEAKERLRQYGIAPPKPTREQGALIELEAAPTRCPRCGSFNTSVKNTFGPTLCKAIHVCNDCKEPFESFKTV; this is translated from the coding sequence ATGACCACCCTGCCCGATACCAAGCAGGTCTGGGAGGCCCTGGCCCGGATTCCCGACCCCGAGATTCCGGTGGTGAACGTGGTGGAAATGGGCATCGTGCGGGAGGTGCAGCTCGAGGGCCCCAAGGCCATCATCTCCATGACCCCCACCTTTTCGGGCTGCCCCGCCCTGCACCTAATCCGGGAGCAACTAGAAGAAACTGCCCGCTCGCTGGGCTTTGCCGAGGTCGAGGTGAAAACCGTGCTCTCGCCGCCCTGGAGCACCGACTGGATCACCTCCGAGGCCAAAGAACGCCTGCGCCAGTACGGGATTGCGCCACCCAAGCCCACCCGCGAACAGGGTGCTTTGATTGAGCTCGAGGCCGCCCCCACCCGCTGCCCGCGCTGCGGTTCCTTCAACACCTCGGTCAAGAACACCTTTGGCCCCACCCTGTGCAAGGCCATCCACGTCTGCAACGACTGCAAAGAACCCTTCGAAAGCTTCAAAACGGTCTGA
- a CDS encoding VWA domain-containing protein yields MRVRYSKYEPGFDDLSGADLMDMIQDFLMDSGFSDPYNRYQPDPNRSPTAEDLYDALLQALLEQDRIPEEWLREARFANRKEETRLYREIQKLMQRLQDEGFIRLPGSDPSETGQGFQGEAQDTRLELTNKSVDFLGLKSLRTLLGSLGKNAPGAHVTRHYASGVESSGETKPYEFGDQPNINIGETLKQVVMKGLENLEESDLTIELAEYTAAMNTVVLLDCSHSMILYGEDRFTPAKRVALGLAHLIRTQYPGDQVRFGVFHDSAEEVPLGKLPTVQVGPYHTNTAEGLKLARKMLKKMSGEMKQIIMITDGKPSALTLPSGQIYKNAWGLDPVILAETLKEATLARKEGIPIHTFMLAREPELLAFVKKLTQITKGKAYLTTPGNIGRYVLMDFLNRKVSRN; encoded by the coding sequence ATGCGCGTCCGATACTCCAAATATGAGCCCGGCTTCGACGATCTAAGCGGCGCCGACCTGATGGACATGATTCAGGACTTTCTGATGGACTCGGGCTTTTCCGACCCCTACAACCGCTACCAACCCGACCCCAACCGTAGCCCCACTGCCGAAGATCTCTACGATGCCCTGCTACAAGCCCTGTTGGAACAGGATCGTATCCCCGAGGAGTGGCTACGCGAGGCCCGTTTTGCCAACCGCAAGGAAGAGACCCGGCTTTACCGCGAGATCCAGAAGCTCATGCAGCGCCTACAGGACGAGGGCTTTATCCGCTTGCCTGGTAGCGACCCGTCCGAGACGGGGCAGGGTTTTCAGGGTGAGGCCCAGGACACCCGGCTCGAGCTCACCAACAAATCGGTAGACTTTCTGGGCCTCAAAAGCCTGCGTACCCTGCTGGGCTCGCTGGGCAAAAATGCCCCCGGTGCCCACGTCACCCGGCACTATGCCTCGGGGGTGGAGAGTAGCGGCGAGACCAAGCCCTACGAGTTTGGCGACCAGCCCAACATCAACATCGGCGAAACCCTCAAGCAGGTGGTGATGAAAGGGCTGGAAAACCTCGAGGAGAGCGACCTGACCATCGAGCTGGCCGAGTACACCGCCGCCATGAACACGGTGGTGCTCCTGGATTGCTCCCACTCCATGATTCTGTATGGCGAAGACCGCTTTACCCCCGCCAAGCGGGTGGCCCTGGGCCTGGCCCACCTGATTCGCACCCAGTACCCCGGCGACCAGGTGCGCTTTGGGGTGTTCCACGACAGCGCCGAGGAAGTGCCGCTGGGCAAGCTACCCACGGTGCAGGTTGGGCCCTACCACACCAACACCGCCGAGGGCCTCAAGCTGGCCCGCAAGATGCTCAAAAAGATGAGCGGCGAGATGAAACAGATCATCATGATTACCGACGGCAAGCCCTCGGCGCTCACCCTGCCCTCGGGCCAGATCTACAAAAACGCCTGGGGCCTCGACCCGGTCATCCTGGCCGAGACCCTCAAAGAAGCCACCTTGGCCCGCAAAGAAGGCATTCCCATCCACACCTTCATGCTGGCGCGGGAGCCCGAGCTACTGGCCTTTGTCAAGAAACTGACGCAAATTACCAAGGGCAAAGCCTACCTCACCACGCCGGGGAACATCGGGCGATACGTGCTGATGGACTTTTTGAACCGGAAGGTGAGCCGGAATTAG